The Acidobacteriota bacterium DNA window ACTGGCCAGGTCCAGCACACGGCGACTCGCGCCGGAGAACACACCTGGATCATGCCGCTCGTCGAGGACTATCGCGAGCAACTGCGCAGCGACATCGCCGACGTGTCCAATGTGGGTGGCCGGCCGGCCGGCGCGATTACCGCGGCGCTCTTCCTCAAGGAATTCGCGGGCGGAGTGCCGTGGGCGCACCTCGACATCGGCGGCACGGCATGGGCGGAAGAGACCTTGCCGCATCAACCCAAGGGGCCAACCGGCGTCGCCGTGCGAACGCTGGCTGAGCTCGCCTTTACGGTCGATGATTGGGCGCCGGATGTCAGCGGGAGCGCGAGCTGAGATCGAGTCGCGTCAGGTCCGAGTCGCCGTCCGCGTCGGATAACGTCGCCCGCCGCTTCTTGCAGGCAATGATGAGGGCGCCCAGCGCCGCTCCCAGCACGATCGACCCCACGGCAATCACACCGGTCAGCCCCACGGCGCCAACCAGCACGTCCAGCACGCCGACCTGCTCGGTCGGCGGCGGCACGATCTTCACGATGGTCGGCACGATGGGCTGGAAGTGAAGCATGGTGGCGAAGGCTATCGGGGCTGTTGATCCACTTCGTCGAAGTACCCCTTGTCGACGAGGACTTCGCGGGGTTTGCCGCCGGCGGCCGCCGACACAATGCCCTCGGCCTCCATCATGTCGACCAGTCGCGCGGCCCGGCTGAATCCGATGCGCAGACGCCGCTGCAGGTAGGAAATCGACGCCTGCCCGCTGCCGACAACGATGCGCGCCGCCTCGTCGTAGAGGTCGTCCTTTTCGAATTCAACGGAGTCCCGCGGACTCTCCTCAGCGGTAATCATCTCGTCGTAGACGGGTTCTCCCTGCCGTCTGAGAAACGCCGCCAGCCTGGCCGATTCCTGTTCAGAAATATACGGGCCGTGGAGCCGAATCAACCGGGACGAGGCCGGCGGCAGAAATAACATGTCGCCCTTGCCCAGAAGCTGTTCGGCGCCGTTGCCGTCGAGAATGGTTCGGGAATCGACTTTCGAAGACACTCTGAAGGAGATGCGCGCCGGCAGATTGGCCTTGATGACGCCGGTAATGACATCAACCGACGGGCGCTGAGTGGCAAGCAACAGATGGATGCCGACCGCGCGCGCCATCTGCGCGAGCCTCGCGATGGACGTTTCGACTTCGTTGCCGGCCACCATCATCAGATCGGCCAGTTCGTCGATGACGATGACGATGTAGGCGAGCGGCTTCGGGATGGCGGCGCCTTCGCGCGGCGTGATCTTGCCTTCGGCCTGGTGGCGCACGTTCCGATTGAACTGTTCGATGTTGCGCACGCCCTCGGCCGCCAGCGTCTTGTAGCGCTCTTCCATCTCCCGCACGGCCCAGTTCAATGCGTTGGCCGCCTGCTTGGGATCCATGACCACCGGTGTCAGCAGGTGCGGGATCTGCTCGTACATGCCGAGTTCGAGCCGCTTCGGATCGATCAGAATCAGCCGCACGTCATCGGGCGTCGCCCGAAACAGGATGCTGGTGAGGATTGAATTGATCGCGACCGACTTGCCGGTGCCCGTCGCCCCGGCGATCAACAGGTGAGGCATTGTGGCGAGATCCGCCATGAACGGTTCGCCGTCAATCTTCTTGCCCAGCGCCATCGTCAACTTCGATCCTGACCGCCGATAGGCGTCGGCTTCCAGCAGTTCGCGCAGCGAAATCAGCTCGCGATTCTGATTCGGAATCTGAATACCAATGGTCGACTTGCCCGGGATGCGCTCTATCAGCAC harbors:
- a CDS encoding DNA translocase FtsK, with the translated sequence MAASSPLSRRVSEIVGVVLMLFALMWLVALATYVATDPVWFFKPDPGRPTANLIGPAGAFADELSFQVVGFAAYLFPILTFAIGSQRFWCRKIDAIFTKLIGVALLFSSSSAFLFIAMTPARSTGQAFSPGGWLGEQLGGALEASFNRTGSSMILLMLFAVGVILSTHFSFGRLFLRLSTTARRWAERRVDAYQTWRVERKRDRQRRDIVAKHAKQQSDKVQPPGPAKVSAPTKAGPPAVAPPSNGNKPAVAPAAIQPRPMRAPEPDLPAPSQAGGSWPGNRKAPSIQVVPPAEAQTGQVGDAGRAPAEKKRGGVALPPVTLLDAPRAQQKIDERELLASAQLLQEKCAEFAVAGSVVHIQSGPVVTTFEFKTEPGVKYSKVTGLADDLSLAMRAESVLIERIPGKSTIGIQIPNQNRELISLRELLEADAYRRSGSKLTMALGKKIDGEPFMADLATMPHLLIAGATGTGKSVAINSILTSILFRATPDDVRLILIDPKRLELGMYEQIPHLLTPVVMDPKQAANALNWAVREMEERYKTLAAEGVRNIEQFNRNVRHQAEGKITPREGAAIPKPLAYIVIVIDELADLMMVAGNEVETSIARLAQMARAVGIHLLLATQRPSVDVITGVIKANLPARISFRVSSKVDSRTILDGNGAEQLLGKGDMLFLPPASSRLIRLHGPYISEQESARLAAFLRRQGEPVYDEMITAEESPRDSVEFEKDDLYDEAARIVVGSGQASISYLQRRLRIGFSRAARLVDMMEAEGIVSAAAGGKPREVLVDKGYFDEVDQQPR